Genomic DNA from Calditerrivibrio sp.:
ACCTAATACCTTCCTCATAAGGGATAGATGCAAATATCGAACTTACAACAGAAATAAATCCAGCCACATCACCTACTGATAACTTGTCATATATCTTCTTATAAACATTATACTCATCCTAAGAAAAACTCTTAAATCTGACTAAAGTCTATTTTTAAAACTGGATAAAATCCCCAATCATAATCTGACTCATATATCCATAGCCCCTTAAAAAGATCTTTGTTCCCTTTAAAGACCTGCTCCAGCGTGGATACCAACAAAGATTTTCCAAACCGGTGAGGGCGAGAAAGTAAATTAAACTGGATGGATGTGATTAAATCCATAGACATATTTAGTTTTATCAACATAGAGGTTGTTATTTTTTATAATCTGCTCAAAACTGGACTGATCTATGGGAAGTTTCTTTTTCATATAATTAATTCAGCATCTGTAGTGTAGTATTTCAATAATTTATCTTCTATACGATATTCTGATACCTTACTATTTCTAACAAGAAGACACAGTTTTATCCATGTCTTCTTGTTTTGGTCTAAGCACCAATTAGCCTTTTCTCTTTTTTTACTGACAGATATATTATCACCGTCAATATTACAAAACCTAAGATACCAATATAGTTACTAATCCTCTCTGGCCATATCATTAGTACACCCATAATTGCATAAATAATCCTTTCAGCCCAGTTTAAAAATCTCATAAAATAACCTTCAAAGAATATTGCTAGGATTAGTAACCCCAGCGTTCCTGTAATAATATTTTCTATCGTTCTGTCCAAAGGTCCAAAAAACAGTATTGCTGGATCGTAGATAAACATAAGTGGTATAAGATAAAGCCCCTTAGCTAATTTCCAAGACTCCATAGCCGTTTCAAATGGCTTACTACCAGCAATACCTGCAGCAGCATAAGCCACCAGAGCTACAGGTGGAGTGACATTTGCATCCTGAGAATACCAAAAAATCAATAGATGTGCTGACAAAAGTGCTCCTACAGCCATGTCTGGAGGAACCATTGCCTTCAACCCAGCGATGACATTTGGATCCTTTAGAACTTCTGCTGGCATTTTCAATACATTTATAAAGTAATCTTTCAGCATTAGGGACTCTAAAAGAGGAGCAGCTAAAACAGCCAAGACTATATATGAAGCTGTTACAGGCAAGCCCATTCCAAGAATAAGTGACACAAGTGCCACAAAAATGATTGCAAGAAATAGACTACCACCAGCCCAATCAGCTATCAAAATGGAAAACTTTATCCCCATACCAACTAGTAATACAATACCCACAATTATACCAGAACACATTAGTACTATTGCTGTATTAATCATATTTTTCCCACCTAATGCCAGAGCATCTAAAATATCCTTTAGTTTCATCGCAGTTTTTCTGTTTAACCAGCTACTAAAAACCACAGATATAATACCTATAGATGCAGCAAAGGTAGGTGTAAAATTCATCATCAATAAGGTGATCAAAACTACCAACGGTATAAAAAACTGCCATCCTTCTTTAAAAACCTCTTTAAAATCAGGCAACTCCTCCTTTGGAATCTTTTTTAGGTTATATTTCTTGGCTTCCAGATGGACAAAAAATCCTACACTCAAAAAATACATTATCGCAGGTATGATTGAGACCATAACGATCTTTGTGTAAGGTACCTGTGTCCATTGGGCCATTATAAAGGCGCCGGCACCCATTATAGGTGGCATTATCTGCCCCCCTGTACTTGCAGCGGTTTCTACACCTGCAGCAAATTTGGGTTTGTAACCCATACTTTTCATCAAAGGTATAGTTATCGAACCTGTCCCAACTGCATTTGCCACAGCACTACCAGACACTGTCCCCATGAGAGCACTGGCAAAAATTGCCATCTTTGCAGGTCCGCCAGTCGTATGCCCAAACAAAGAAATTGCCAGTTTTAAGATAAAGTCACCAGCACCAGATTTAACCATAAATGAACTAAAAAGCACAAACAAGAAAACAAATGTTGATGAAATTGTCGTTACAGAACCAAAAATACCATCAGGAGCAAAATACATTCTATAGAGGAATCTCGACAAACTAACACCAGGAAAATTCCATAGTCCTCCAAGATACTTCCCAAGAAAAAGTGCATAAGCAATAAAAAGTAATGAGATGATAGGTATCGTCCAGCCTGTGGTCCTTCTTGTTATTTCAAGAAGTAAAATTATGGCTATTGATGCTGCTATAAGATCATAGGTGTTAACTTCCTGATTTCTCAGGTTCAGGGCTTCTTCAAAAATAAGCAAATAAAGAGCAGCCATGGCAGATAGGATAGCAAGGATGAGATCTATTTTGAACGTTTCTTTAGGCTTCTTACTACTCAATGGAAAGATAAGAAAACCCATAAAAAGCATCATCCCATAGTGTATAGCATTAAGCTTTAATTCTGGAAGGATACCAAAACTATTATACCAAAGATGTAGTACAGAAGTTGCCACAGCAAACCAGTACACAAATTTATCTGTAAAGCCTGTAAGTTCCCTTTTATTTGTAACACTTTCACCTGATCTATCCTGAATTACACCTTCTTTATTTTCACTCATAATATCTCCTAAAGATATTGATTTACAAGGGTAGGTGGGTTATACCCACCTTTTACTTTACTGAGGCATGAGCTCTTTTGGTATAGTAAGGCCTTTTTCCTTGTAATATTTATATGCACCGGGATGAAGTGGTACAGGCAATCCGTCTAAGGCCTCATTTAGACTTAGTTCTTTTGTCGCTGGATGGATATTTGTAAGGAACTGAAGGTTTTCAAAAATTGTTTTTGTTACCAAATAAACAGTCTCCTCTGACAAATCCTTTCTTGCAACGAGGATATTTGGCTGTCCTATCGTTTTGATATCCTTTGACTGTCCTGGATATGTACCAGCTTTAATAACATACCTCGTCCAGATTGGGTAGCTTGCCCTTATCTTCTTTAGCTGATCATCAGTAAAGTCCAGAACTATAGCACCCTTTTCACCCAACTGAGCATATAGCTGTGTAATCGCAGCTGCAGGAACACCAGCTGGAATATTAGCAGCTCCTACCCTTTTATCCATCATAGCTTGAATAGATTGATTGTAGTCTAAATATTCCAGCTTAAACTCTTTGTCCACATCGATACCCAAAGCTTTTAAGATTGTTCTGCCAGATCCTTCAGTACCACTTCCTCTTTTACCTATTGAGAAAGGCTTACCTTTTAAATTTCTGAGATCCATAATAGTCCCAGTGGTAACATACTCTTTTAGGATTGGAAAATGCTCCACATTCTGCCAGAGCATAGTAATTGCCCTAAAATCCCTCTCAGGTTTTCCGGCATATAACCCTTCACCCGCATACGCCTCTAACGCAAAAAGGGATTGTAAAAGTGCGAGATCTGCTTCTTTCTTTTTCATCATAGAAATATTTTCACCAGAACCTGCCGAGTTTATTGCTGTTGCCTGAATACCGTGAGATGCTTTTAGCTTAATACTAATAAGCGTACCAATAGCAACACCTACAGGATAATATGTCCCACCTGGGGTAGCTGTGGCAATTATAAGATTTTTGTCATCAGCAAATAATACCCCATTCATTAGAAAAACAAACATAGACAGTAAAGCAACAACAAACTTTTTCATTTTTACCTCCTTTGTCTTCTTAACACTATTATACCATAAAAAAACATACTACTCTAAATCAAAATGCACCTCATTAAACCACAAACATTTTTAATTATAGCTTAACTAAGAAGGTAACCTCGTTCCCTTTTAGATTGTAATACAGACCATCAACAAAGGTATTTGACAATACTATCCCCCTACCACAATAGAAATCAGGATTTTCTAATGCTCTGTTAGTCATATTCAGTGAAAAACCATCCCCTTCATCGGTAATGGTTGAAGAAAAGATATAGTTATTGTTATGCTCATAGACACCGTATTTGACAAATATTTTTTTGCAACACATCTTTTCTTTTTCCAAACAATACTTTTCTAAGAGGTTATTTTTGATCAGTTTATGTTTCTGGTCTACATCAATGCCAAGATTTCCATGTTCATAGGCATTCATCAGAAACTCATATAAAGATACTCTTATCTTCGCCAAAACCTCTTCTTTTAATTTTTTTGAAGATAAAAACTCCTCCATCTCTTTTAGAAATACGTTTATCTCATCCATGCATGTATTTAGCTCTGTCTTAATCTCCCACACTTTTTTGAAATTTGATTTTTTGATATAAAATATTGTGACATCATCATTAAATGTCAAAATCTTCTCTGAAAACCTCTGCTCAAAATTATTATAAAAGAGACTTGCCTTAAAATCATTGTTCACTTCATTCAAATATACACCTTGACCATTCACATAGCTTTCCACAAGACCATCGGAACATATAGCCATAGAATCAAAATCTTTAAGACTAAGTGAAGAGATATTCATTGTTTGTGAATACTTAGTCAAAGGTGGATTATTACTCTGAATCTCTGTAACTTTTCCACCAGCATCCTTAATCAGCATAGAAGGCATCCCGCAGTGGGTATAGGCACACAAACCTTTATTTAGATCAAGTAAGAAAAAAGAAGCTGAAAGCATCTCTTCAGGCAACAATATCTTTTTTACGTAGTCCAAAAAGCTTTCCAACGTTTTTGCAAAATTAAAATCGTTGTTTTCAAGCCCTTTATCTACCGAGTGGTTTAAAAACGCTATCGATAAAACAGAAGTAACAGAAGCAGACAACCCTTTTCCCATTGTATCAAGAATGACGCCAAAAATAATACCATCCCCTAAATATCTATAAGTAAAAGCATCCCCACATAAAATCTCCATAGGTCTATAAAAAGAGTTAAACAGATAGTAATCATCACCAATCATGATTTTTTTCTTTTCTATGTCATTTAAAAGTAAGCTCAGCTCCTTTTTATAAGCCATGTTTTGTTGATTAGTGTGATACTTTTCCCTATAGCGCAGTAGCTCAATTTCCATCTCCTTTTCTTTAATCAATCTTTGTTTTAAAAGTACCCTACTTGAGGCATCAAGAAGAGCCGAAATCAACATACTTTTAGTGATCGGCTTTTGAATAAACCTACCAATCCCCAGGTTTAACAACTCTTTCATATCGTTTATACTGTCGGAGGATGTTATAACAACAATAGGTACTTCTAAATCCACTTTTCTGATCTGTTTGATCATCTCAATACCGTCCATCTCCGGCATATAAACATCGGCCACAATAATATCAAACTTATTTTGTAAAAACGCAAGCAGACCTATCTTCCCATTTTCAGCAATGTGAACGGTATTAAAGATACTTTCTAAATAGCGTTTTATAACCAAAGCAGAGACTTTATCATCGTCAACAATAAGAAGGTTTAGATTTTTTAAAAAACTTTTAAGTTCGCTCATCCCTATCTACATCTTTTTTGGTAGATAAAGAACTATATCTGGAAAAATAAAAATTATCAATACCAAAAAACACATCATAAAAAAAGCAGGTAAAGCCTGTTTTGCGATATAAGCCATATCCTTACCAGTTAACCCTTGAATGACAAAAAGATTGAAGCCTACAGGTGGTGTAATCTGTGCCATCTCAACAACAATTACGAGAAATATTCCAAACCAGATAAGGTCGATCCCAGATTGCTCTATGGCTGGCAATAAAACAGAGATTGTTAAAACAACCATAGAGATACCATCTATAAACATACCTAAGATAATATAAAATATTGTTAAAACAATAATCAAACCATACGGTGGCAGATTAAGAGCAGATATAGCCTCAGCCATGTGTCTTGGTAGTCCAATAAAACCCATGGAGAGACTCAAAAATGAAGAACCAGCAAGAATTAGTGCAATCATACAGTAAAGCCTTGTAGCTGATAAAAGACTCTCTTTAAACGTCTGGAACGTCAGTGTTCCTTGAAAATATGCTATTATAAGCGCCCCTACTACACCCACTGCTGAGGCTTCAGTAGCTGTTGCTATACCTGAGTATATGGATCCCAATACAGCTATGATGAGTAACACCGGCAATATGAGATTTTTAGAGGATTTAATTTTATCTAATAAACTTAGCCCCGTTATTTCTGAAGGGATCTTATCCTTATTGAAAAAAGACCAAACGATTATATAAATCATGAAAATCGCGGCAAGGGTAAGACCTGGCACTACTCCAGCTATAAAGAGCTTAGCAATGGATACATTTGCCGCTACCCCATACACAATCATGATGATCGATGGTGGTATGAGAAAACCCAATGTGCCAGCTCCAGCTAAAGTGCCTATAATCTTTTCTTCGGGGTATTTACGCTTTGAAAGCTCTGGTATTGTTATTTTACCAATTGTAGCTGTAGTGGCTGCAGAAGAGCCAGAAACAGCGGCAAAGATAGTACATGCAAGGATATTGACATGCAGAAGTTTGCCAGGAATCCTTTCAACCCATGGCGATACACCCTTAAAGATATCCTCACTCAACTTTGTTCTAAACAGAATTTCACCCATCCATACAAACATCGGTAAAGCAGTCAAAGTCCAACTCGACATGGATCCCCAAATAGTCATCACCATACTATCACCAATAGGTCTGCTGGTAAAAAGGAGCATCCCTAGATAACCCACTAATGCCAGAGCAAGCCCGATCCAAAGACCTGAAGCAAGCCAGAACAACAAAATAATGATCAAATATACCGAAACCGTTACCTCATTCATAGCCATCCTTCTTAAAAATTAGTCTAAAAAGCCTTTCCAGAACACTCATCATAAATACTCCCATCCCCAAAACAAATGCAATTTGGGGTATCCAAAGCGGGGTAGCATCCGGAAGCTGGGATATATCTTTAAAAATAAAAGAGAAATAGACCATCTTACCAGCATAAAAAAGGATATAACCCACTATAAAAAGAGCTGCAAAGGTTGCAAATATTTCAAGGTACCTTTTTTTAGATGGTGTTAGGGCGTTTAAAATTATCGAAACCCTTATATGTTCGTTTCTGTGGAAAGTTTCAGCTAAGGCTAAAAAGAATGTGGTTGCTAAAAAGTAACCTGCATAGGCATCCAAACCGGGTATAGATGTACCAAACAGTCTAACAACTATACTTAAAACTATCGTTAGGAGGGTAGCCGCATTAGCTACAGCAGCTACCCAAAGGGCATATCTATAGATTTTATCCATGATCATTTTTGGAATGCCTGTATCAGGAGTTCCCCATCTTTTCCTGCTTTCTTAAGCCAGTCATCAGTGAGAGTTTTACCTATTTTAGCCAGATCAGCCTGTAATTTTGCAGAAGGCTCCAACACCTTCATCTTTTCTGAGAGGGTTTTCTTTGTAGTATTATAGTTTTCCTGACTCATAGCCCAACCTCTTTTTTCAGCATCTGCAGCCGCCTTCAAAAGAGCATCTTTTTGATCCTTTGGAAGGGCATCAAATATCTTTTTGTTCATAAAAACTACATTTTTAGGGAGCCAAGCCTTTATGTCATAAAAATGGGTCATGGTCTCCCAAGCTTTGGTATCCACTCCTGTGGCAGATGAGGATATAAAAGCATTTACAACTCCTGTTGCAAGAGCCTGTGCAAGCTCAGCTGCCTGAATTGTCACAGGCTGAGCACCCACCAGTTCAGCTATCCTTGAGATTGTGGGATTATACGATCTAAGTTTTAGACCTTTGAGATCCTCAACCCCGTTTACATCTTTTTTAGTATAAAGCCCCTGTGGTGGCCATGGAACCGAGAAAAGTATCTTCAAACCTTGTGCTTCAAACCTCTTCTCTATTGTAGGACGACTAACCTGCCATAACTTCTCAGCTTTGTCATAACCTGTAGCTAAAAAAGGTATTGAGTCGATACCCATAATTGGGTCTTCATTTTCAAGGGAAGAAAAGATAACCTCTCCAATCTGAACTTGACCAGTCTGCACAGCTCTTTTGATCTCTGTCATCTTAAATAAGGATGCATTGGGGTGTACTGTTATCTTGATTTTACCACCCGTCAGCTTATCCACATCCTCAGTAAACTTCTGAATATTTACTGTGTGAAAGTTAGCTACAGGATATGGTGTGGGCATATCCCATTTCTCCGAAGCAAAAGCAAAACAACCAAAAAGAAGCAAAAACGTAACAACCAAAATTCTTTTCATTCTTACCTCCTATTTACATATTTGTTTGATCAATATCTTCAACTCCTTTGTTATGGTTATAGCATTCTCATTATCCCCATGTACACATATAGTATCTGGATTGATCTGAATTATTTTGTGGTCAATGGTCTCAACTACATGCTCTTTAATCATCATCTCAACCCTTCTCTTGATCACCTCCACATCTTCTATAACAGCATTTGGTACTTTTCTACTCACAAGTCTACCGTTAATGTCATATTGTCTATCAGCAAATGCTTCCTGTAAATATCCAAGCCCCACATCTTCACACGCTCTAACCATCTCAGAATTAAACAAAACAACCATCTTCAAAGAAGGATCAAAAGATTTTACCCCTTTTGCAATTGCAAGAGCTGTGCCATAATCTATAGCAGCATGGTTATATAAAGCTCCATGGGGTTTTACGTGATCCATCTTAACTCCATGTTTTGCACAAAAACCAGCCAACGCTGATATTTGATATAGGATATCTGCTTCCACCTCCTTCGGAGTAGCGTCTAAAAACCTTCTACCAAAACCAACAAGATCTCTATACGAAGGATGGGCGCCGACCTTCACACCGTATTCTTTTGCCAAAGCTACAGTGACATCCATAACCTGTGGATCACCAGCATGAAAACCACACGCAACATTCACCCTGTCCACATACTTGATCACTTCTTCATCATTGCCCATTTTATAGGCACCAAAACTTTCACCTAAATCACAATTAAGATCTACTGGCATAATATATCTCCATAATGACACTGAGCTTTTTATACAGCTTCCTTCGTCTATAAAAATGTTTGAGCGACTCTTCATAGGAAACAGGCACCAAATAAAATCTATGATGGGGTCTCATCTGGGCTAACCTACTCAAGTCGTTTTCTATAACATAACCAAGTACTTTATACCCGCCGGTTGTCTGACAATCTTTCATCAAAACAATAGGCTCACCCGAATTGGTAATCTGGATTGTTCCGGGCACAGTGGGTTCTGTAATAGTATCATAGGTACCTCCCATGTCACATGGTTCACAATATTTTAACCTTATACCCATTCTGTCAGATTCCATAGAGATATAATATTTAACTCTGCAAAATTTTTCAATATCTTTGTTTCTTTGAGAAGGGACAAATCTTATCATTTCGGCATTGAATACTGGTAAAAGTTCAAAAGAAAGTGAAAATCCTACCTTGTTATTACTCAACAGAGGCTTCACCGGTAGCAAATCACCTTTTCTTAAGGGTCTCCCACCAAGCCCACCGATGGCACCTCTTGTAAAAGTTGATCTACTGGAAAGTTCTGGCTCAACATCAATTCCACCTTTTATACAAAGATATGACCTAAAACCAGAAACAGCAGTTTCCCCCTTTAAGAGATCACCTTTTCTAACCTGATATGTTTTAAAAGTCCTAATTTTTGTATCGTTGATGCTAAAGCCACAATCAGCACCTGTTAGACAGATTATAGCATCCTCTCCAAACCTGTAGGCACCACACCTTTGAGTAAACTCCAACGCAGCCTCACCAGCACTATTCCCAACAAGTATGTTCCCAAGCTCATAGGAATAGTCATCCATAACTCCAGATTGGGGAACACCATATTGACCAAAACCAAATCTACCTCTATCCTGAACAGTGGTGAAAAACCCAGGATCAAGTACTTCTATCATAATCGATATCCTTTATCTTTACAGGGTATCTCTTGGGAGTAAATTCACCTTTTTTTATCGTTTCGTATCCCTTTTTGTCAATGGAAACAAACATAACACCCTGACCTGAAGCAAATAAAAAGGGCTCTCCTCTATTTTTATCAAAAAGCTTTAATGGTGTTCTACCTATTATTTGCCATCCACCAGGACTATCAAGGGGATAAATCCCAGTTTGGGTGCCACCAATCCCTACAGAACCAGCTTTTACCAGCTGTCTCGGTTGACTCTTTCGGGGCATATGGATCCTTTTATCTAGACCACCCAAGTATGGAAAACCAGGTAAAAACCCTAAAAAGTATATATAATAAACCCTACTAACGTGTAGGTTTACAATTTCAAGAAAATCCAAACCTGTAATTAACTCAGCCTCCTTTTTATCCAAAGCAAATTCGTCGTCATAACATACAGGGATCTCTGTTACCAAGATCTCTTTTTCCATAACATCTTCTCTCTTTGTACTTCCACAATTCTCTATAATTTTTTTCAGATAAATCATATCTACAGGTTCTTTAAAATGAATATACAAAGAGCTATAGCTGGTAATTATATTAAGCACCCCCATATTTGCTTTAATAACCTCTACAAGACTATTAACAGCAACATTGACCATTAAATCTATACTGTTTCCCAGAAAGATTTTTATCTTACTGTCTGTTAACTGTTCAACCATGTAGTCTTTCATATCATCTTCTTAGGATCAAAAAACTCTTTTGCTTCCTCTTCCCCCATCAAACCCTTTTCAAGCACAACCTGCTTAACAGTCTTCTTCTCCTTAAATGCTTCATAAGCTATTTGAGCAGCCTCATCATACCCCAATTTTAAAGCTAAAGGAGTAACAATTGCCATAGACCAATCCACAAGCTCCTCACATCTATCCCTATTGGCTGTTATCCCATTTATACATTTAGTAGAAAGGGCATCCACTACATTTGTCAAAAGCTTCAACGACCATAAACCTTTATAAGCTATCAAAGGCATCATGACATTTAGCTCCAATAAACCACTTGCACCAGCTATCGATATCGTATGAACGTTACCCATCACCTCAGCTGCCACCTGTATAGTGGCCTCGGGTATTACTGGGTTAACCTTACCCGGCATTATCGAACTACCGGGCTGGAGAGATGGTAATTCTATTTCACCAATCCCACATCTGGGCCCAGAGCTCAAAAGTCTAAGATCGTTGGCTATCTTCATGAGGGATACAGATAGGGTGTTCATAGCTCCAGCAAAGAAGACTGTAGCATCCTTTGTGGCTATCCCTTCAAAAAGATTCTCGGCTTGCCTAAACTCAATACCAGTATAGCCAGATATCTCCTTAATAGCTAATTTTGCAAAATATGGATCAGCATTTAGGCCTGTCCCCAATGCCGTTCCCCCTAACGGTAACTCAAGGAGGTATTTTTCCGCATCGATAAGACGCTTTTTAGAATTCTTGATCTGATAAAGGTATCCAGAAAACTCCTGCCCCAACGTCATCGGAACAGCGTCCATAAGATGGGTTCTACCTATCTTTATTATATCTGCAAACTCTTCCACCTTCTGGGTTAGTACCTTTTCCAAACTACTTAAAGCATCCACTAATTTTTTACTCTCCATGATAAACGATATATGAATAGCACTGGGGATGACGTCGTTACTGGATTGACATCTGTTTACATCATCATTTGGATGACATAACTTTTTATCCCCTTTCTTACCACCTAAAAGCTCACATGCTCTATTTGCTATGACTTCGTTAACATTCATGTTTGTGGAGGTTGCAGAACCTGTCTGGAATATATCGAGGGGAAATTGATCATCAAATTTACCCTCTATTACCTCAATGGAGGCTTTTATTATGGCATCAACTTTTTTAGCATCTAAAAGACCCAATTGCAGATTTGCGGTTGCTGCTGCCATTTTAATAATGGCCACAGCTTTTATAAACTCCTTTGGCAGCCTTTCTCCAGAGATAACAAAGTTTTCATTAGCTCTTGCTGTTTGAGCCCCCCAATAAGCATTTTCTGGTATTTTCATTTCTCCCATACTGTCCTTTTCTATTCTATATTCCATATATTACCCCTTGAAGATTTAATTTTTTTATATTAAAATTATAACACAGGAGTTGAAAATGACAAATGAAAAAATATTTTCAATATTAAGGACGGAACCTAAATTTTTAGACCTTACAAATGATGAGCTCACTGCTCTTATAAGCTATTGCCAGCTCGAAGTTTTCCCAAAGGTCTCCACTATTATAAAGGAAGGTGAATTTGGAAACAAGTTTTATTTTATCATTGAAGGGGAAATAGGTATATCCAAGTCCATATCTGATGAAATCATCTTCTTCATATCATCCCTTAGAAAGGGTGATTTTTTTGGAGAAATGGCTATAATAACCGAATATCCACGATCTGCCAATGCCTTTGCCAAAACAGATGTCACTTTACTATCCATGACAAGGGACAGTCTGATCAGATTTAAAAATGATTACCCCCTTGCCTTTGGAAAGTTTTCCTATATTTTAGCAAAAACTTTAGCAGATAGACTTTACAAAGTAGAGGAAAGGATCAAAAATATCATAAAGGCTTCAGTCATCAGTGCAATAACCTAATCGTTGAGATATTCCTTGAGTTGGTCAAAACTCTTGTTACCTGGGAAAGTATCCTCCAACTCACCTTTTTTATCGAATATAACTGTCATAGGGATATAATAAGCGTTGTATTTCTTTTTCAAATCCCCCTTGTCAATATAAACATTAAAATGGAATCCATTTTTTCTAACGAAATCGTCCACAAGCTGGGGGTTTTTATCCGTCGATATTGCAATTATATTTATTTTCTGTGTTCTAAAATATTCATAATTCTCATTTAGTGTCTTTAAAAGTGCTTTGCAATAGGGGCAATACACAGCCCAAAAAACTACAACAGTCTTATTATACCCCTGCAATAATAAACCAGAGAAATTATGCCCATCTATCTCCCTTACCTCTGCACGAAGACCTACCGAAATAAGAAGCAAAACGGTAAGAAATATCTTCTTCATTCAGGTAACTTTTATCCTCCACCTACAAAATGAATGATCTCCAATACATCCCCTTCTTTTAAATAGGTGCTATTGTAATTAGATACTTCTATTATTTCCCGATTTAACTCCACCACTACATTTTTCTTTGATAGATTTAGCTCATCCAGTAGCTCAGCAAGATTTTTTTGGGAGCTTATTTCAATATAATTTCCATTTACCTTTACAGTCATATATCCCCCAATAATATCCTTACAGCAAGATTTGCTTGAATATTAGCTGCAACACCGACCCTCGGTGCCATAAGCCCCATACCAGGTCTGGCTTCCGTTTCAAAGTCACCCACCAAAAAAAACCTTTCCTTTATCCTTCTCACCTTGATTGT
This window encodes:
- a CDS encoding TRAP transporter substrate-binding protein; amino-acid sequence: MKRILVVTFLLLFGCFAFASEKWDMPTPYPVANFHTVNIQKFTEDVDKLTGGKIKITVHPNASLFKMTEIKRAVQTGQVQIGEVIFSSLENEDPIMGIDSIPFLATGYDKAEKLWQVSRPTIEKRFEAQGLKILFSVPWPPQGLYTKKDVNGVEDLKGLKLRSYNPTISRIAELVGAQPVTIQAAELAQALATGVVNAFISSSATGVDTKAWETMTHFYDIKAWLPKNVVFMNKKIFDALPKDQKDALLKAAADAEKRGWAMSQENYNTTKKTLSEKMKVLEPSAKLQADLAKIGKTLTDDWLKKAGKDGELLIQAFQK
- a CDS encoding LamB/YcsF family protein; the protein is MMPVDLNCDLGESFGAYKMGNDEEVIKYVDRVNVACGFHAGDPQVMDVTVALAKEYGVKVGAHPSYRDLVGFGRRFLDATPKEVEADILYQISALAGFCAKHGVKMDHVKPHGALYNHAAIDYGTALAIAKGVKSFDPSLKMVVLFNSEMVRACEDVGLGYLQEAFADRQYDINGRLVSRKVPNAVIEDVEVIKRRVEMMIKEHVVETIDHKIIQINPDTICVHGDNENAITITKELKILIKQICK
- a CDS encoding biotin-dependent carboxyltransferase family protein, coding for MIEVLDPGFFTTVQDRGRFGFGQYGVPQSGVMDDYSYELGNILVGNSAGEAALEFTQRCGAYRFGEDAIICLTGADCGFSINDTKIRTFKTYQVRKGDLLKGETAVSGFRSYLCIKGGIDVEPELSSRSTFTRGAIGGLGGRPLRKGDLLPVKPLLSNNKVGFSLSFELLPVFNAEMIRFVPSQRNKDIEKFCRVKYYISMESDRMGIRLKYCEPCDMGGTYDTITEPTVPGTIQITNSGEPIVLMKDCQTTGGYKVLGYVIENDLSRLAQMRPHHRFYLVPVSYEESLKHFYRRRKLYKKLSVIMEIYYASRS
- the pxpB gene encoding 5-oxoprolinase subunit PxpB; translated protein: MKDYMVEQLTDSKIKIFLGNSIDLMVNVAVNSLVEVIKANMGVLNIITSYSSLYIHFKEPVDMIYLKKIIENCGSTKREDVMEKEILVTEIPVCYDDEFALDKKEAELITGLDFLEIVNLHVSRVYYIYFLGFLPGFPYLGGLDKRIHMPRKSQPRQLVKAGSVGIGGTQTGIYPLDSPGGWQIIGRTPLKLFDKNRGEPFLFASGQGVMFVSIDKKGYETIKKGEFTPKRYPVKIKDIDYDRST
- a CDS encoding class II fumarate hydratase — translated: MEYRIEKDSMGEMKIPENAYWGAQTARANENFVISGERLPKEFIKAVAIIKMAAATANLQLGLLDAKKVDAIIKASIEVIEGKFDDQFPLDIFQTGSATSTNMNVNEVIANRACELLGGKKGDKKLCHPNDDVNRCQSSNDVIPSAIHISFIMESKKLVDALSSLEKVLTQKVEEFADIIKIGRTHLMDAVPMTLGQEFSGYLYQIKNSKKRLIDAEKYLLELPLGGTALGTGLNADPYFAKLAIKEISGYTGIEFRQAENLFEGIATKDATVFFAGAMNTLSVSLMKIANDLRLLSSGPRCGIGEIELPSLQPGSSIMPGKVNPVIPEATIQVAAEVMGNVHTISIAGASGLLELNVMMPLIAYKGLWSLKLLTNVVDALSTKCINGITANRDRCEELVDWSMAIVTPLALKLGYDEAAQIAYEAFKEKKTVKQVVLEKGLMGEEEAKEFFDPKKMI
- a CDS encoding cyclic nucleotide-binding domain-containing protein, which produces MTNEKIFSILRTEPKFLDLTNDELTALISYCQLEVFPKVSTIIKEGEFGNKFYFIIEGEIGISKSISDEIIFFISSLRKGDFFGEMAIITEYPRSANAFAKTDVTLLSMTRDSLIRFKNDYPLAFGKFSYILAKTLADRLYKVEERIKNIIKASVISAIT
- a CDS encoding TlpA family protein disulfide reductase; this encodes MKKIFLTVLLLISVGLRAEVREIDGHNFSGLLLQGYNKTVVVFWAVYCPYCKALLKTLNENYEYFRTQKINIIAISTDKNPQLVDDFVRKNGFHFNVYIDKGDLKKKYNAYYIPMTVIFDKKGELEDTFPGNKSFDQLKEYLND
- the thiS gene encoding sulfur carrier protein ThiS produces the protein MTVKVNGNYIEISSQKNLAELLDELNLSKKNVVVELNREIIEVSNYNSTYLKEGDVLEIIHFVGGG